A single genomic interval of Burkholderia cepacia ATCC 25416 harbors:
- the msrB gene encoding peptide-methionine (R)-S-oxide reductase MsrB produces the protein MSHDSDDKTFPYQKDDAELRRRLTPMQYEVTQHAATERAFTGEYTDTEDAGIYKCVVCSTPLFESGSKFHSGCGWPSYFKPLNGEVIDEKVDYSHGMVRVEVRCNHCGAHLGHVFEDGPRDKTGLRYCINSAALNFESRPENE, from the coding sequence ATGTCCCACGATTCCGACGACAAGACCTTCCCGTACCAGAAGGACGACGCCGAGCTGCGCCGGCGGCTCACGCCGATGCAGTACGAAGTCACGCAGCACGCGGCAACCGAGCGTGCGTTCACCGGCGAATACACCGACACCGAAGACGCCGGCATCTACAAGTGCGTCGTCTGCAGCACGCCATTGTTCGAATCCGGCTCCAAGTTCCACTCGGGCTGCGGCTGGCCCAGCTACTTCAAGCCGCTCAACGGCGAGGTGATCGACGAGAAGGTCGACTACTCGCACGGGATGGTGCGCGTCGAGGTCCGCTGCAACCACTGCGGCGCGCATCTCGGCCACGTCTTCGAGGACGGCCCGCGCGACAAGACCGGTTTGCGCTACTGCATCAATTCGGCTGCGTTAAACTTCGAGTCCCGACCCGAAAACGAATGA
- a CDS encoding septation protein A, giving the protein MKFLFDLFPIILFFAAFKVWGIFTATAVAIVATLAQVAWVAFRHRKVDTMLWVSLGVIVVFGGATLVLHDEKFIQWKPTVLYWLFAIGLLAARYAFGNNLIEKMMGKQLTLPHPVWDKLNVAWALFFAVLGVANLYVVHNFTESQWVNFKLFGTTGAMVVFIILQSLWLTKYLKDE; this is encoded by the coding sequence ATGAAATTCCTGTTCGATCTGTTTCCGATCATCCTGTTTTTTGCCGCCTTCAAGGTCTGGGGCATCTTTACCGCCACCGCCGTCGCGATCGTCGCGACGCTGGCCCAGGTCGCGTGGGTCGCCTTCCGGCACCGGAAGGTCGACACGATGCTGTGGGTCAGCCTGGGCGTGATCGTCGTTTTCGGTGGTGCCACCCTCGTCCTGCACGACGAGAAATTCATTCAATGGAAACCGACTGTGCTGTACTGGCTGTTTGCGATCGGGCTGCTCGCCGCGCGCTATGCGTTCGGCAACAACCTGATCGAGAAGATGATGGGCAAGCAGCTCACGCTGCCGCACCCCGTGTGGGACAAACTGAACGTCGCGTGGGCGCTGTTCTTCGCGGTGCTCGGCGTCGCGAACCTGTACGTGGTGCACAACTTCACCGAGTCGCAATGGGTGAACTTCAAGCTGTTCGGCACGACGGGCGCGATGGTCGTATTCATCATCCTGCAGAGCCTGTGGCTCACGAAATACCTGAAGGACGAGTGA
- a CDS encoding BolA family protein — MTDAFLHASPDERIALIEARLTAALAPLSLTVRDDSAQHAGHAGAAAGGHFTVTIVSAAFAGKPRVARHRLVYDALADAMQRGIHALAIVAYTPEEFNESSI, encoded by the coding sequence ATGACGGACGCCTTTCTCCACGCGTCGCCCGACGAACGCATCGCGCTGATCGAGGCGCGCCTCACCGCAGCGCTCGCCCCGCTGTCGCTCACCGTGCGCGACGACAGCGCGCAGCACGCGGGCCACGCCGGCGCGGCCGCCGGCGGCCACTTCACGGTCACGATCGTGTCGGCCGCGTTCGCGGGCAAGCCGCGCGTCGCGCGGCACCGGCTGGTGTATGATGCGCTCGCTGATGCGATGCAGCGCGGCATTCACGCGCTCGCGATCGTGGCTTACACGCCCGAAGAATTCAACGAATCTTCAATCTAG
- a CDS encoding peptidylprolyl isomerase — protein sequence MILKSPRLWVAAAAFAAAPAFAQNIAVVNGTPIPKSRADAMVAQLVQQGQTDSPQLQQAVRQELVNREILMQEAIREGIPNRPDVKAQVAVAQQTVVLRSMIESFLKKNQPTDAEVKARYDDLVKGAGGNREYHLHHILVSDEQQAKDLIAKIKAGAKFEDLAKQFSKDPGSGKNGGDLDWSDPKAYVPEFAAAAQKLQKGQMTDTPVKTQFGWHIIRVDDIRDIAPPPLDQVKAQIAQQLVQQKLQAFEEGLRQQAKIQ from the coding sequence ATGATCCTGAAATCCCCCCGCCTGTGGGTCGCGGCGGCTGCTTTCGCAGCGGCACCGGCATTTGCCCAGAACATCGCCGTCGTCAACGGCACGCCGATTCCGAAGTCGCGCGCGGACGCGATGGTCGCCCAGCTCGTGCAGCAAGGCCAGACCGACAGCCCGCAGCTGCAGCAGGCCGTGCGCCAGGAACTCGTGAACCGCGAAATCCTGATGCAGGAAGCAATCCGTGAAGGCATCCCGAACCGTCCGGACGTGAAGGCGCAGGTCGCCGTCGCGCAGCAGACCGTCGTGCTGCGTTCGATGATCGAGAGTTTCCTGAAGAAGAACCAGCCGACCGACGCCGAAGTGAAGGCGCGCTACGACGACCTCGTCAAGGGCGCCGGCGGCAACCGCGAATACCACCTGCACCACATCCTCGTCAGCGACGAGCAGCAGGCGAAGGACCTGATCGCGAAGATCAAGGCCGGCGCGAAGTTCGAGGATCTCGCGAAGCAGTTCTCGAAGGATCCGGGCTCGGGCAAGAACGGCGGCGATCTCGACTGGTCCGACCCGAAGGCGTACGTGCCGGAATTCGCGGCGGCCGCGCAGAAGCTGCAGAAAGGCCAGATGACCGACACGCCGGTGAAGACGCAGTTCGGCTGGCACATCATCCGCGTCGACGACATCCGCGACATCGCGCCGCCGCCGCTCGATCAGGTGAAGGCACAGATCGCGCAGCAGCTCGTGCAGCAGAAGCTGCAGGCGTTCGAGGAAGGTCTGCGCCAGCAGGCAAAGATCCAGTAA
- a CDS encoding GNAT family N-acetyltransferase produces MMFDPNAPVEVVTLRDERASEADAIGRVIVAAFAGEPEGGQFERRIVDTLRADGALSVSLVAERDGRLIGHVAFSPVSIGGEAPGSRGWYGLAPLAVLPDCQRQSIGTGLVRTGLDALRRLGARGCVLLGEPAYYTRFGFAPSGDIVFPGVPPEYFLALSLDDSAPRPSGDVRYHDVFHPA; encoded by the coding sequence ATGATGTTCGACCCGAACGCGCCGGTCGAGGTCGTCACGCTGCGCGACGAGCGCGCGAGCGAGGCCGACGCGATCGGCCGCGTGATCGTCGCCGCGTTCGCAGGCGAGCCGGAAGGCGGGCAGTTCGAACGACGGATCGTCGACACGTTGCGTGCGGACGGTGCGTTGAGCGTCTCGCTCGTCGCGGAACGCGACGGCCGCCTGATCGGGCACGTCGCGTTCTCGCCGGTGTCGATCGGCGGCGAGGCGCCCGGCAGCCGGGGCTGGTACGGGCTCGCGCCGCTCGCGGTGCTGCCCGACTGCCAGCGGCAGAGCATCGGCACGGGGCTGGTGCGCACGGGGCTCGACGCGTTGCGCCGCCTCGGTGCGCGCGGCTGCGTCCTGCTCGGGGAGCCCGCGTACTACACGCGTTTCGGCTTTGCGCCGTCCGGCGACATCGTGTTCCCGGGCGTACCGCCCGAGTATTTCCTTGCGCTGTCGCTCGACGACTCGGCGCCGCGGCCGTCAGGCGACGTTCGCTATCACGACGTGTTCCATCCCGCCTAA
- the purL gene encoding phosphoribosylformylglycinamidine synthase, with product MAHFSCFPGASALSDFRQTRLLDTLRQIDANIVAVRGQFLHFVNAAEPLSADDSARIDALMHYGAPFEPAAEKGTTETFVVLPRFGTVSPWASKATDIAQHCGLTHVRRIERGVEFTVTLKSGLLGGKKALSDDARAAVAAALHDRMTESVVAARDDAQHLFDELPAKPLSTVDVLGIGRGALERANVELGLALADDEIDYLVDAFRKLERNPTDVELMMFAQANSEHCRHKIFNAQWTIDGEAQDMSLFAMIRNTEKLSPQGTIVAYSDNSSIMVGAEAERWFPRNAGAAGEPGERYGRHTELTHTLMKVETHNHPTAISPFPGAATGAGGEIRDEGATGRGARPKAGLTGFTVSNLDLPDARQPWENARDAAQPVGERNPNDAHGPYGRPDRIASPLQIMIDGPLGGAAFNNEFGRPNLGGYFRVYEQNVGGKVHGYHKPIMIAGGLGNIADQHTHKHDVPAGSLLIQIGGPGMRIGMGGGAASSMATGANTAELDFDSVQRGNPEIERRAQEVINGCWQLGAENPILSIHDVGAGGLSNAFPEIVDGAGKGARFELRKVALEESGLSPREIWSNEAQERYVLAIAPADLPRFEAICARERCPFAVVGVATDERQLKLVDDEATGADEYPVDMPMEVLLGKPPRMHRDVTRVTTERAPVDVTGIALSEVAIDVLKHPTVGSKSFLITIGDRSVGGTSVRDQMVGPWQVPVADCAVTALDYAGFKGEAMTMAERTPLAVIDAPASGRMAVGEAITNIASAPIASLDKLKLSANWMAACGTAGEDAALFDTVKAIGMELCPALGIGIPVGKDSLSMKTKWDEQGVAKEVVSPVSLIISAFAPVEDVRRHLTPQLRRIADAGDSVLIAIDLGRGKNRMGGSIFAQVTQQVGDTTPDVDDAEDLKRFFNAIQSLNAQDKLLAYHDRSDGGLWATVCEMAFAGHAGVSLNVDMLTLDPNHESDYGDAKDWAKQTSGRREDRTLRALFSEELGAVVQVRATDRDAVLGALREFGLSACSHVIGSVNDRDVIEVYRDAKKIFDAPRAELHRAWSEVSWRIARLRDNPACADAEYDALLDVADPGISPVLSFDPADDIAAPFIATGARPRVAILREQGVNSHLETAYAFDRAGFDAHDVHMSDLLAGRANLADFAGAVACGGFSYGDVLGAGEGWAKTIRFNANLADMFSAFFARPDTFALGICNGCQMLSSISSMIPGAEAWPKFTRNKSEQFEARFSFVEVEKSPSIFFAGMEGSRIPVAVAHGEGYADFSQQGDIDRVAVAMRFVDHRGEATERYPFNPNGSPAGITSVTTADGRFSVLMPHMERVHRTVAMSWHPESWGEASPWMRVFRNARRWIG from the coding sequence ATGGCTCACTTCTCGTGTTTTCCCGGCGCTTCGGCCCTCTCCGATTTCCGTCAAACCCGTCTGCTCGACACGCTCAGGCAAATCGACGCCAACATCGTCGCGGTGCGCGGGCAGTTCCTGCACTTCGTCAATGCGGCCGAGCCGCTGTCGGCCGACGACAGCGCGCGTATCGACGCGCTGATGCACTACGGCGCGCCGTTCGAGCCGGCGGCCGAGAAGGGCACGACCGAGACCTTCGTCGTGCTGCCGCGTTTCGGCACGGTTTCGCCGTGGGCGAGCAAGGCGACCGACATCGCCCAGCACTGCGGCCTCACGCACGTGCGCCGCATCGAGCGCGGCGTCGAATTCACGGTCACGCTGAAGTCGGGCCTGCTCGGCGGCAAGAAGGCGCTGTCGGACGACGCGCGCGCGGCCGTCGCGGCCGCGCTGCATGACCGGATGACCGAAAGCGTGGTCGCGGCGCGCGACGACGCGCAGCACCTGTTCGACGAACTGCCGGCCAAGCCGCTCTCGACCGTCGACGTGCTGGGTATCGGCCGCGGCGCGCTCGAGCGCGCGAACGTCGAGCTGGGCCTCGCGCTCGCCGACGACGAGATCGACTACCTGGTCGACGCGTTCCGCAAGCTCGAACGCAACCCGACCGACGTCGAACTGATGATGTTCGCGCAGGCGAACAGCGAACACTGCCGCCACAAGATCTTCAATGCGCAGTGGACCATCGACGGCGAAGCGCAGGACATGTCGCTGTTCGCGATGATCCGCAACACCGAGAAGCTGAGCCCGCAGGGCACGATCGTCGCCTATTCGGACAACTCGTCGATCATGGTCGGCGCCGAAGCCGAACGCTGGTTCCCGCGCAACGCAGGCGCGGCCGGCGAGCCGGGCGAGCGCTACGGCCGCCACACCGAGCTCACGCACACGCTGATGAAGGTCGAGACGCACAACCACCCGACGGCGATCTCGCCGTTCCCGGGGGCGGCGACCGGCGCGGGCGGCGAGATCCGCGACGAAGGCGCGACGGGCCGCGGCGCGCGTCCGAAGGCCGGCCTGACGGGCTTCACCGTGTCGAACCTCGACCTGCCGGACGCCCGCCAGCCGTGGGAAAACGCGCGCGACGCCGCGCAGCCCGTCGGCGAGCGCAACCCGAACGACGCGCACGGCCCGTACGGCCGTCCGGATCGCATCGCGTCGCCGCTGCAGATCATGATCGACGGCCCGCTCGGCGGCGCCGCGTTCAACAACGAATTCGGCCGCCCGAACCTCGGCGGCTACTTCCGCGTGTACGAGCAGAACGTCGGCGGGAAGGTGCATGGTTATCACAAGCCGATCATGATCGCGGGCGGCCTCGGCAACATCGCGGATCAGCATACGCACAAGCACGACGTGCCGGCCGGCTCGCTGCTGATCCAGATCGGCGGCCCCGGCATGCGGATCGGGATGGGCGGCGGCGCCGCGAGCTCGATGGCGACCGGCGCGAACACGGCCGAGCTCGACTTCGACTCGGTGCAGCGCGGCAACCCGGAAATCGAACGTCGCGCACAGGAAGTGATCAACGGCTGCTGGCAGCTCGGCGCGGAAAACCCGATCCTGAGCATCCACGACGTCGGCGCGGGCGGCCTGTCGAACGCGTTCCCCGAGATCGTCGACGGCGCGGGCAAGGGCGCGCGCTTCGAGCTGCGCAAGGTCGCGCTCGAGGAATCGGGCCTGTCGCCGCGCGAAATCTGGTCGAACGAAGCGCAGGAGCGCTACGTGCTGGCGATCGCGCCGGCCGACCTGCCGCGTTTCGAGGCGATCTGCGCGCGTGAACGCTGCCCGTTCGCGGTGGTCGGTGTCGCGACCGACGAACGCCAGCTGAAGCTCGTCGACGACGAAGCGACGGGCGCCGACGAATACCCGGTCGACATGCCGATGGAAGTACTGCTCGGCAAGCCGCCGCGCATGCATCGCGACGTCACGCGCGTGACGACCGAGCGCGCGCCGGTCGACGTGACGGGCATCGCGCTGTCGGAAGTCGCGATCGACGTGCTGAAGCACCCGACGGTCGGCAGCAAGTCGTTCCTGATCACGATCGGCGACCGCTCGGTCGGCGGCACGTCGGTGCGCGACCAGATGGTCGGCCCGTGGCAGGTGCCGGTGGCCGACTGCGCGGTCACCGCGCTCGACTACGCGGGTTTCAAGGGCGAGGCGATGACGATGGCCGAGCGCACGCCGCTCGCGGTGATCGACGCGCCCGCATCGGGCCGCATGGCGGTCGGCGAGGCGATCACGAACATCGCGAGCGCGCCGATCGCGTCGCTCGACAAGCTGAAGCTGTCGGCGAACTGGATGGCCGCGTGCGGCACGGCCGGCGAGGACGCCGCGCTGTTCGACACGGTCAAGGCGATCGGCATGGAGCTGTGCCCGGCACTCGGGATCGGCATCCCGGTCGGCAAGGACTCGCTGTCGATGAAGACGAAGTGGGACGAGCAGGGCGTCGCGAAGGAAGTGGTGTCGCCGGTGTCGCTGATCATCTCCGCGTTCGCGCCGGTCGAGGACGTGCGCCGTCACCTGACGCCGCAACTGCGCCGCATCGCCGATGCGGGCGACAGCGTGCTGATCGCGATCGATCTCGGCCGCGGCAAGAACCGGATGGGCGGCAGCATCTTCGCGCAGGTCACGCAGCAGGTCGGCGACACGACGCCGGACGTCGACGATGCGGAAGACCTGAAGCGTTTCTTCAACGCGATCCAGTCGCTCAATGCGCAAGACAAGCTGCTCGCGTACCACGACCGCTCGGACGGCGGCCTGTGGGCGACGGTGTGCGAAATGGCGTTCGCGGGGCACGCGGGCGTGTCGCTGAACGTCGACATGCTGACGCTCGACCCGAATCACGAATCCGACTACGGCGACGCGAAGGACTGGGCGAAGCAGACGAGCGGCCGCCGCGAGGATCGCACGCTGCGCGCGCTGTTCTCCGAGGAACTGGGCGCTGTCGTGCAGGTGCGCGCGACCGACCGCGACGCGGTGCTGGGCGCGCTGCGCGAGTTCGGCCTGTCGGCGTGCTCGCACGTGATCGGCTCGGTCAACGATCGCGACGTGATCGAGGTGTACCGCGACGCGAAGAAGATTTTCGACGCACCGCGCGCCGAACTCCATCGTGCGTGGAGCGAAGTGAGCTGGCGCATCGCGCGCCTGCGCGACAACCCCGCGTGCGCGGATGCCGAATACGACGCGCTGCTGGACGTGGCCGACCCGGGCATCTCGCCGGTGCTGAGCTTCGATCCGGCCGACGACATCGCGGCGCCGTTCATCGCGACGGGCGCACGGCCGCGCGTCGCGATCCTGCGCGAGCAGGGCGTGAACTCGCATCTCGAAACGGCCTACGCGTTCGACCGCGCGGGCTTCGATGCGCACGACGTGCACATGAGCGACCTGCTGGCCGGCCGCGCGAATCTCGCCGATTTCGCGGGTGCGGTCGCATGCGGCGGCTTCTCGTACGGCGACGTGCTGGGCGCGGGCGAAGGCTGGGCGAAGACGATCCGCTTCAACGCGAATCTCGCCGACATGTTCTCGGCGTTCTTCGCGCGTCCCGACACGTTCGCGCTCGGCATCTGCAACGGCTGCCAGATGCTGTCGAGCATCTCGTCGATGATCCCGGGTGCGGAAGCCTGGCCGAAGTTCACGCGCAACAAGTCCGAGCAGTTCGAGGCGCGTTTCTCGTTCGTCGAAGTCGAGAAATCGCCGTCGATCTTCTTCGCGGGGATGGAAGGCTCGCGGATTCCGGTCGCGGTCGCGCACGGCGAAGGTTATGCGGACTTCTCGCAACAGGGCGACATCGACCGCGTCGCGGTCGCGATGCGCTTCGTCGACCACCGCGGCGAAGCAACCGAGCGTTATCCGTTCAACCCGAACGGCTCGCCGGCCGGCATCACGTCGGTCACGACGGCCGACGGCCGCTTCTCGGTGCTGATGCCGCACATGGAGCGCGTGCATCGTACGGTCGCGATGAGCTGGCACCCGGAAAGCTGGGGTGAAGCGAGCCCGTGGATGCGCGTGTTCCGCAACGCGCGCCGCTGGATCGGCTGA
- a CDS encoding FAD-dependent oxidoreductase gives MDVIVIGGGISGVATAYQLRAAGHRVCVVERHATVAQGATYGDGGALLPSPLDVWFGPTFMRQRQPRDSGIVYKPGFNGGVRRFVKQLGRLREPDAFAAQYTRLRPLIDASRDALADIETRLELEFEQKPGILHVVRDPRDWEAMQPALDLLRTLDQPYRVLSADECAALEPSVPAEPGFAGGVLLETERTGNCPLFAKLVKQTLDEHGVQFRFGAEVAAIRVDNGRAAVELVPPGDRHASNARDVDVISADAIVVAAGAGSLPLLDRLGWRLPLHPVRVHALTAPVAYEEHAPHLNVIDSIKRISITRTHQRLRVGGGAVLQSLPDTAKPLAEPLSEAALALLGQAVHDWVPGAARISAALSWQGTQLLSPDGLPVVGPTPHPRVFVNFGHGPAGWGLACGSAKVVTDYLGGDVQHWRADTLAALSAGRFTT, from the coding sequence ATGGATGTCATCGTCATCGGCGGCGGAATCAGCGGCGTCGCCACCGCCTACCAGTTGCGCGCGGCCGGCCATCGCGTATGCGTGGTCGAACGCCACGCGACCGTCGCGCAGGGTGCGACCTACGGCGACGGCGGCGCGCTGCTGCCGAGCCCGCTCGACGTCTGGTTCGGCCCGACCTTCATGCGCCAGCGCCAGCCGCGCGACAGCGGCATCGTCTACAAGCCCGGCTTCAACGGCGGCGTACGGCGCTTCGTCAAGCAGCTCGGCAGGCTGCGCGAGCCCGACGCGTTCGCCGCGCAGTACACGCGGCTGCGGCCGCTGATCGACGCGTCGCGCGACGCGCTCGCCGACATCGAGACGCGCCTCGAGCTCGAGTTCGAGCAGAAGCCCGGCATCCTGCACGTCGTGCGCGATCCGCGCGACTGGGAAGCGATGCAGCCCGCGCTCGACCTGCTGCGCACGCTCGACCAGCCGTACCGCGTGCTCTCCGCAGACGAATGCGCGGCACTCGAGCCGTCGGTGCCGGCCGAGCCCGGTTTCGCCGGCGGCGTGCTGCTCGAGACCGAGCGCACCGGGAATTGCCCGCTGTTCGCGAAACTGGTCAAGCAGACGCTCGACGAGCACGGCGTGCAGTTCCGCTTCGGCGCGGAAGTCGCCGCGATCCGCGTCGACAACGGCCGCGCCGCGGTCGAGCTCGTCCCGCCCGGCGACCGCCACGCGTCGAACGCCCGCGACGTCGACGTGATTTCCGCCGATGCGATCGTGGTCGCCGCCGGCGCCGGCAGCCTGCCGCTGCTCGACCGCCTCGGCTGGCGCCTGCCGCTGCACCCGGTGCGGGTCCATGCGCTGACCGCGCCGGTCGCCTACGAAGAACATGCGCCGCACCTGAACGTCATCGATTCGATCAAGCGCATCTCGATCACGCGCACCCACCAGCGGCTGCGCGTCGGCGGCGGCGCCGTGCTGCAGAGCCTGCCCGACACCGCTAAGCCGCTCGCCGAGCCGCTGTCCGAGGCCGCGCTCGCGTTGCTCGGCCAGGCCGTCCACGACTGGGTGCCCGGTGCCGCGAGGATCTCGGCCGCGCTGTCCTGGCAAGGCACGCAACTGCTGTCGCCGGACGGCCTGCCGGTCGTCGGTCCGACCCCGCATCCGCGTGTATTCGTCAATTTCGGGCACGGCCCGGCCGGCTGGGGGCTCGCATGCGGGTCTGCTAAAGTGGTGACCGACTACCTGGGCGGCGACGTGCAGCACTGGCGCGCCGACACGCTCGCCGCGCTAAGCGCCGGGCGCTTCACGACCTGA
- a CDS encoding NAD(P)H-hydrate dehydratase — MTVTLPLPDSAPIALLRVADLRAAEADAAAALPPHTLMGRAGAAAARWLSERAAGDDRPVWFAVGPGNNGGDALVAAAHLQQLGVATQAWMPVPVKPDDAQWALGLARAAGVPLSATPPASLDGYAWVVDGLFGIGLGRALDGAFAEQAARIAAHARSGGRVLALDVPSGLDSDTGQIVGAGVAVAATHTLTFIGAKPGLYTGEGRDLAGAIDVESLDVAPPAAPAIVLNAPARFAAALPARAFASHKGTYGSLAVLGGDTGMCGAPILAARAALFAGAGKVHVGFLGTGAPPYDPPFPELMLHAADTLDPGAMTAIAAGCGLGTREAAATLVRDVLAHDAATLLDADALNLVATHADLAAAVATRGARGYPCVLTPHPLEAARLLGCDTAAIQRDRLVAAQALASRYAAIVVLKGSGTVIAAPDGRMTINPTGNAALATGGTGDVLGGLIGALLAQRVAPYEAALAGVYLHGLAADTLTANGTGPAGLTAGELAPMVRTLVNRLFYASPRADT, encoded by the coding sequence ATGACCGTTACCCTTCCGCTTCCCGATTCCGCTCCGATCGCGCTGCTGCGCGTCGCCGACCTGCGCGCGGCCGAAGCCGACGCAGCCGCGGCGCTGCCGCCGCATACGCTGATGGGTCGCGCCGGCGCCGCCGCCGCGCGCTGGCTGTCCGAACGCGCGGCCGGCGACGACCGCCCCGTGTGGTTCGCGGTCGGCCCGGGCAACAACGGCGGCGACGCGCTCGTTGCCGCCGCGCACCTCCAGCAGCTCGGCGTCGCGACCCAGGCGTGGATGCCGGTGCCGGTGAAGCCCGACGACGCGCAATGGGCGCTCGGCCTCGCGCGCGCCGCCGGCGTGCCGCTGTCGGCCACGCCGCCTGCTTCGCTGGACGGCTATGCGTGGGTGGTCGACGGACTGTTCGGCATCGGTCTCGGCCGCGCGCTCGACGGTGCGTTCGCCGAGCAGGCCGCGCGCATCGCCGCGCATGCGCGCAGCGGCGGCCGCGTGCTTGCGCTGGACGTGCCGAGCGGCCTCGACAGCGATACGGGCCAGATCGTCGGCGCGGGCGTCGCCGTCGCCGCCACCCACACGCTCACTTTCATCGGCGCGAAGCCGGGCCTCTACACCGGCGAAGGCCGGGATCTCGCCGGCGCAATCGACGTCGAATCGCTCGACGTCGCGCCACCCGCCGCGCCGGCCATCGTACTGAACGCGCCCGCGCGGTTCGCCGCCGCCCTGCCCGCGCGCGCATTCGCGTCCCACAAGGGCACGTACGGCAGCCTCGCGGTACTCGGCGGCGACACCGGCATGTGCGGCGCGCCGATCCTGGCCGCGCGCGCCGCGCTGTTCGCCGGTGCCGGCAAGGTGCATGTCGGCTTCCTCGGCACCGGCGCGCCGCCGTACGATCCGCCGTTCCCCGAACTGATGCTGCACGCGGCCGACACCCTCGACCCCGGCGCGATGACCGCCATCGCCGCAGGCTGCGGGCTGGGCACGCGCGAGGCCGCGGCGACGCTCGTGCGCGACGTGCTTGCCCACGACGCCGCAACGCTGCTCGATGCCGACGCGCTGAACCTCGTCGCGACGCATGCGGATCTCGCGGCCGCCGTCGCCACGCGCGGTGCGCGCGGTTATCCGTGCGTGCTGACGCCGCATCCGCTCGAGGCCGCGCGGCTGCTCGGCTGCGACACGGCGGCGATTCAGCGCGACCGCCTCGTGGCCGCGCAGGCGCTCGCGTCACGTTATGCGGCCATCGTCGTGCTGAAAGGCTCGGGCACGGTGATTGCGGCGCCCGACGGCCGCATGACGATCAACCCGACCGGCAACGCGGCGCTCGCCACGGGCGGCACCGGCGACGTGCTCGGCGGCCTGATCGGCGCGCTGCTCGCGCAACGCGTCGCGCCGTACGAAGCGGCGCTGGCAGGCGTCTACCTGCACGGCCTCGCGGCCGACACGCTGACCGCGAACGGAACCGGCCCGGCCGGACTCACGGCAGGCGAACTCGCGCCGATGGTCCGCACGCTGGTCAATCGCCTTTTTTATGCGTCGCCGCGCGCCGACACATAA